One Serinus canaria isolate serCan28SL12 chromosome Z, serCan2020, whole genome shotgun sequence DNA window includes the following coding sequences:
- the LOC103821228 gene encoding purpurin codes for MKYAQYLFLASVFYTVEYSLAQTCAVESFSVKDNFDPKRYAGKWYALAKKDPEGLFLQDNISAEYTVEEDGTMTASSKGRVKLFGFWVICADMAAQYTVPDPTTPAKMYMTYQGLASYLSSGGDNYWVIDTDYDNYAITYACRSLKEDGSCDDGYSLIFSRNPRGLPPAIQRIVRQKQEEICMSGQFQPVLQSGTSG; via the exons ATGAAGTACGCACAGTATCTTTTCCTGGCCTCAGTCTTCTACACTGTTGAATATAGCCTAGCTCAGACCTGTGCAGTGGAGTCTTTCTCTGTGAAAGACAATTTTGATCCAAAAAGG TATGCAGGGAAATGGTATGCCCTGGCCAAGAAGGATCCAGAAGGCCTTTTCCTTCAGGACAACATCTCTGCTGAATACACTGTGGAGGAAGATGGCACAATGACGGCGTCCTCCAAAGGCCGAGTGAAGCTTTTTGG TTTCTGGGTGATCTGTGCTGACATGGCTGCTCAGTACACAGTACCTGACCCAACCACTCCAGCAAAAATGTATATGACCTACCAGGGACTGGCCAGCTACCTCTCCAGTGGTG GGGACAACTACTGGGTGATTGACACTGACTATGATAACTATGCCATCACCTACGCCTGCCGCAGCCTGAAGGAGGACGGCTCCTGTGATGACGGCTACTCCCTGATCTTCTCGCGCAATCCCCGTGGCCTGCCCCCAGCCATCCAGCGCATAGTGCGccaaaagcaggaggaaatcTGCATGTCTGGCCAGTTCCAGCCTGTGCTCCAGTCAGGTACTTCCGGCTAA